A genomic region of Zalophus californianus isolate mZalCal1 chromosome 11, mZalCal1.pri.v2, whole genome shotgun sequence contains the following coding sequences:
- the ZBED5 gene encoding zinc finger BED domain-containing protein 5, translating to MIAHLLCILSYNFNTFVILDVYSKLTMFCTTNTLPMDLLLKQGSLKQEVESFCYQIVSESNDQKVGILQSEDEQLQPSVSKRSEGDLSRVKFMSNSNKITTFSKKPKRRKYDESYLSFGFTYFGNRDAPHAQCVLCKKILSNSSLAPSKLRRHLETKHAAYKDKDISFFKQHLDSPENNKPPTPKIVNTDNESATEASYNVSYHIALSGEAHTIGELLIKPCAKDVVMRMFDEQYSKKIDAVQLSNSTVARRIKDLAADIEEELVCRLKICDGFSLQLDESADVSGLAVLLVFVRYRFNKSIEEDLLLCESLQSNATGEEIFNCINSFMQKHEIEWEKCVDVCSDASRAMDGKIAEAVTLIKYVAPESTSSHCLLYRHALAVKIMPTSLKNVLDQAVQIINYIKARPHQSRLLKILCEEMGAQHTALLLNTEVRWLSRGKVLVRLFELRRELLVFMDSAFRLSDCLTNSSWLLRLAYLADIFTKLNEVNLSMQGKNVTVFTVFDKMSSLLRKLEFWASSVEEENFDCFPTLSDFLTEINSTVDKDICSAIVQHLRGLRSTLLKYFPVTNDNNTWVRNPFTVTVKPASLVARDYESLIDLTSDSQVKQNFSELSLNDFWSSLIQEYPSIARRAVRVLLPFATMHLCETGFSYYAATKTKYRKRLDAAPHMRIRLSNITPNIKRICDKKTQKHCSH from the coding sequence ATGATTGCTCATCTTCTGTGTATCCTGTCGTATAATTTCAACACATTCGTGATACTCGATGTTTATTCTAAATTAACCATGTTTTGTACTACAAACACATTGCCTATGGATCTGTTGCTGAAACAAGGAAGTCTTAAACAAGAAGTAGAATCTTTTTGTTATCAAATTGTGTCTGAATCAAATGATCAAAAGGTTGGAATATTACAAAGCGAGGATGAACAGTTGCAGCCTTCAGTTTCTAAAAGATCAGAAGGTGACCTTTCCAGGGTCAAATTTATGTCCAATTCCAACAAAATAACAACATTTAGtaagaaaccaaaaagaagaaaatatgatgaAAGTTATTTGTCTTTTGGATTTACTTACTTTGGAAATAGAGATGCACCTCATGCTCAGTGTGTGTTATGTaagaaaattttatcaaataGTTCTTTGGCCCCTAGTAAGCTTCGAAGACATTTGGAAACTAAACATGCTGCCTATAAAGACAAAGACATAAgctttttcaagcaacatctcGATTCACCTGAAAATAACAAACCTCCAACACCTAAAATTGTCAATACAGATAATGAAAGTGCTACAGAGGCATCATACAATGTAAGTTACCATATAGCCCTGAGTGGAGAGGCTCATACTATTGGAGAATTGCTTATCAAACCTTGTGCAAAAGATGTTGTGATGCGAATGTTTGACGAACAGTATAGTAAAAAAATAGATGCAGTACAACTATCAAATAGTACTGTTGCACGTCGAATTAAGGATCTTGCTGCTGACATTGAAGAAGAGCTTGTTTGTAGACTGAAAATTTGTGATGGGTTTTCACTGCAACTAGATGAATCAGCTGATGTTTCAGGACTTGCTGTGCTGCTTGTGTTTGTTCGTTATAGGTTTAATAAATCTATTGAGGAAGACTTACTCTTATGTGAATCTTTGCAAAGTAATGCTACTGGTGAAGAAATTTTCAACTGCATCAACAGTTTTATGCAGAAACATGAAattgaatgggaaaaatgtgTTGATGTTTGTAGTGATGCTTCTAGGGCAATGGACGGGAAAATTGCTGAGGCTGTCACCTTGATAAAATATGTGGCTCCCGAAAGCACCAGTAGTCACTGCCTATTATATAGACATGCACTAGCAGTTAAAATAATGCCTACATCTCTGAAAAATGTGCTAGATCAGGCAGTACAAATCATCAATTACATTAAAGCTCGACCACATCAATCCAGGCTACTAAAAATTTTATGTGAGGAAATgggtgcccagcacacagcactTCTTCTGAATACAGAAGTGAGGTGGCTTTCCCGAGGTAAAGTTCTTGTAAGACTTTTTGAGCTTCGTCGTGAACTATTGGTTTTCATGGATTCTGCTTTTCGACTGTCTGACTGTTTAACAAATTCATCTTGGCTGCTAAGACTTGCATATCTTGCAGATATTTTTACTAAATTAAATGAGGTTAATCTATCAATGCAAGGGAAAAATGTAACAGTTTTTACAGTATTTGATAAAATGTCATCATTGTTAAGAAAATTGGAATTTTGGGCTTCATCTGTAGAAGAAGAAAACTTCGATTGTTTTCCTACACTCAGTGACTTTTTGACTGAAATTAATTCTACAGTTGATAAAGATATTTGTAGTGCCATTGTGCAGCATCTAAGGGGTTTGCGCTCTactctgttaaaatattttcctgtaacAAATGACAATAACACTTGGGTTAGAAATCCATTTACAGTAACTGTTAAACCAGCCTCATTAGTAGCACGGGACTATGAGAGCCTGATTGATTTAACATCTGATTCTCAAGTGAAACAAAATTTCAGTGAACTTTCACTAAATGATTTTTGGAGTAGCCTAATTCAAGAGTACCCAAGCATTGCGAGGCGAGCGGTTCGTGTACTTCTTCCTTTTGCTACAATGCACCTGTGTGAAACAGGATTTTCATATTATGCTGCAACAAAAACGAAATATAGGAAAAGACTTGATGCTGCACCTCATATGCGGATTCGACTTAGCAACATTACACCTAATATTAAGCGGATATGtgataaaaagacacaaaaacacTGTTCTCATTAA